In Flavivirga abyssicola, the following are encoded in one genomic region:
- a CDS encoding T9SS type A sorting domain-containing protein, whose amino-acid sequence MKTILQNQKKNLIAQLVLALILISSPLTLISQNQIGSDIFGEAANDLSGFAVSMSDNGQFVAIGAFNNTNSAGAAGSVRVYEDVAGVWTQVGQDIDGDVDLESSGFAVSISADGTIVAIGSPDYKVPTGEAVGRLRIFENIAGTWTQIGSDITGTGDGDAFGNHVSLSHNGNYVSAGALFNSDAGNEAGHVKVYENVGGNWVKRGQTLVGTAAGDRTSNHSLSANGEKIAVASLANADNGNLTGKIRVFEYDFFFDEWLQVGQDINGLNERDQLGSGGLALSDDGNVVGVGVPFADITNLPGLARIYNFNSGTNMWEQVGADIESDLVFGTLGNGTGLSLSPNGDTVAIGIPGDASNLSLPRGSLVRIYKNQSGNWVKVGDDIESVSPLDNFGWSVSMSGNDKVAIGGYLNGGNGANSGNVRVYDISAGTLSLENEAITTSEIVVYPNPVFNQLNVSLRNDVELESIVLYNVLGKEVKTSNTTTIDVSYLSSGLYLAKINTTNGSITKKVTVE is encoded by the coding sequence ATGAAAACAATTTTACAAAATCAAAAGAAAAATTTAATAGCCCAATTGGTGCTTGCTTTAATTTTAATTTCCTCCCCCTTAACATTAATCTCTCAAAATCAAATAGGCTCAGATATTTTTGGAGAAGCTGCAAATGATTTATCTGGTTTTGCTGTAAGTATGTCCGATAATGGGCAGTTTGTTGCCATAGGTGCATTTAATAATACAAATTCTGCTGGGGCTGCTGGTAGTGTTAGAGTTTATGAAGACGTAGCCGGTGTATGGACGCAAGTTGGACAAGATATAGATGGCGATGTAGATTTAGAAAGTAGTGGTTTTGCAGTTTCTATCTCTGCAGATGGTACGATAGTCGCTATTGGTAGTCCCGACTATAAGGTACCCACTGGTGAAGCAGTAGGACGACTTCGCATTTTTGAGAATATTGCCGGAACTTGGACACAAATTGGTAGCGATATTACAGGTACAGGAGATGGCGATGCTTTTGGTAATCATGTTAGTTTATCACATAACGGTAATTATGTATCAGCAGGAGCTTTATTTAACAGTGATGCTGGCAATGAAGCCGGGCATGTAAAAGTTTATGAAAATGTAGGTGGCAATTGGGTGAAAAGGGGACAAACCTTAGTAGGAACCGCAGCTGGAGATAGAACTTCCAATCATTCTCTTTCAGCCAATGGAGAAAAAATAGCTGTAGCCTCTTTAGCTAATGCAGATAATGGTAATTTAACGGGTAAAATTAGAGTATTTGAATACGATTTCTTTTTTGATGAATGGTTACAGGTTGGTCAAGATATAAATGGCTTGAACGAAAGAGATCAATTAGGTTCTGGTGGTTTAGCCTTATCTGATGATGGAAACGTTGTAGGTGTTGGTGTACCTTTCGCAGATATAACTAATCTTCCTGGTCTTGCTCGCATTTATAATTTCAATAGCGGAACTAATATGTGGGAACAAGTAGGTGCCGATATTGAGTCAGACCTCGTTTTCGGAACTTTAGGAAATGGAACTGGGTTATCTTTATCACCTAATGGAGATACCGTAGCCATTGGTATTCCTGGAGACGCATCTAATTTAAGTTTGCCCCGAGGTTCTCTAGTTAGAATTTACAAAAATCAATCTGGCAACTGGGTAAAGGTTGGAGATGATATCGAAAGTGTTTCTCCTTTAGATAATTTTGGATGGAGTGTTTCGATGTCTGGGAATGATAAAGTTGCTATTGGTGGTTATCTTAATGGCGGTAATGGAGCTAATTCCGGTAATGTTAGAGTTTATGACATTAGTGCAGGGACCTTAAGTTTAGAGAATGAAGCAATTACAACTTCAGAAATTGTGGTTTATCCTAATCCGGTTTTTAACCAATTAAATGTATCGTTAAGAAATGATGTAGAATTAGAATCTATTGTTTTATACAATGTATTGGGCAAAGAAGTAAAAACATCTAACACCACAACTATAGATGTATCTTATCTATCTTCAGGCTTATATTTAGCTAAAATCAATACAACAAATGGTAGTATTACAAAAAAAGTAACTGTAGAATAA
- a CDS encoding M61 family metallopeptidase has protein sequence MNTKTFAALFAGILLASCSSTKNTKNDLATSLPIATSINLADIDNDKAPVTINPGRFTVETVTYRLPKVIQGTYSVSDFGKYVDDFKAIDYDGNEIPVNKVDTNTWSISNAKKLDKITYFVNDTYDIEVKGGIGKDTPFSPSGTNIEPDNYVLNLHGFIGYFDSLKNNQYKLDVTASADFVRTSALQTVGTKTSEDGKNITTSYFASRYFEITDNPMMYGNLDVEEFQVGDIKIVLSVYSPNKVHSAKSLKETIFKMMQAQKTYLGDVNTTPRYDIYLYLSEGKEESPKGFGALEHHTSTVVVMPESMPKEALEESMIDVVSHEFFHIVTPLSVHSEDVHYFDYNNPTFSKHLWMYEGVTEYFATLFQVNQGLVEEAEFYNKIMGKIQQSKALDDTMSFTIMSENILKDPYKDQYLNVYQKGALIGMCIDILMREESNGNRGILSLMKELSNKYGKNKPFEDDKLIDEIVAMTYPSLREFFNTHVIGDTPINYNAFLEKAGLEFGEAKIKANYILMNGAPIVSGDPENGTIFFTDMVLKNSFWVEQGVQANDVIKSVDGEALTFQNANKILQNVFMWKPGKDIEVKLERGGEEVVIKTTTTQSYTNGKAIIEKADATDAQKALRKAWLRG, from the coding sequence ATGAATACTAAGACATTTGCTGCATTATTTGCAGGCATTTTACTAGCCAGTTGTAGTTCTACAAAGAATACAAAAAATGATTTAGCAACAAGTTTGCCAATAGCAACATCAATAAATCTAGCGGATATCGATAACGATAAAGCTCCAGTAACTATTAATCCTGGACGTTTTACAGTAGAAACCGTAACATACCGTTTGCCAAAAGTAATACAAGGTACCTATTCGGTAAGCGATTTTGGGAAGTATGTTGATGATTTTAAAGCTATTGATTATGATGGGAATGAGATACCAGTAAATAAAGTAGATACTAATACTTGGTCTATTAGTAACGCCAAGAAATTAGATAAAATCACTTATTTTGTTAATGATACTTATGATATAGAAGTTAAAGGAGGGATAGGGAAAGATACTCCTTTTTCGCCCTCGGGAACAAATATAGAGCCTGATAATTACGTGTTGAATTTACACGGTTTTATAGGGTATTTTGATTCTTTAAAAAACAATCAATATAAATTAGATGTTACAGCTTCTGCAGATTTTGTACGTACTTCTGCATTACAAACTGTAGGTACTAAAACCAGCGAGGACGGGAAAAACATAACAACTAGTTATTTTGCCTCTAGATATTTTGAAATTACAGATAACCCGATGATGTATGGTAATTTAGATGTTGAAGAATTTCAAGTTGGGGATATTAAAATTGTATTAAGTGTATATTCTCCTAATAAAGTGCATTCTGCTAAATCTTTAAAGGAGACTATTTTTAAAATGATGCAAGCTCAAAAAACGTATCTAGGAGATGTTAATACGACGCCACGTTATGATATTTATTTGTATCTATCTGAAGGTAAAGAGGAATCCCCAAAAGGCTTTGGAGCTTTAGAACACCATACGTCTACAGTGGTCGTGATGCCAGAATCTATGCCAAAAGAAGCTTTGGAAGAAAGTATGATAGATGTGGTATCTCACGAGTTTTTTCATATAGTAACGCCTTTGAGTGTACATTCTGAAGATGTGCATTATTTTGATTATAACAATCCAACTTTCTCAAAACACTTATGGATGTATGAAGGGGTAACAGAATATTTTGCAACGTTATTTCAGGTAAACCAAGGACTTGTTGAGGAGGCTGAGTTTTATAATAAAATTATGGGTAAAATTCAACAATCTAAAGCCTTGGATGATACTATGAGTTTTACCATAATGAGCGAGAATATTTTAAAAGATCCTTATAAAGATCAATATTTAAATGTGTATCAAAAGGGCGCATTAATTGGTATGTGTATTGATATATTGATGCGGGAAGAAAGCAATGGGAATAGAGGGATTTTATCTTTAATGAAAGAGCTATCGAATAAATATGGAAAAAACAAACCATTTGAAGACGATAAGCTAATAGACGAAATTGTAGCCATGACTTACCCGTCATTACGAGAGTTTTTCAATACGCATGTTATTGGGGATACACCAATAAACTATAATGCTTTTTTAGAAAAAGCAGGTTTAGAATTTGGAGAAGCTAAAATAAAAGCTAATTACATATTAATGAATGGCGCACCTATAGTAAGTGGAGACCCAGAAAACGGTACCATATTTTTTACAGATATGGTATTAAAAAATAGTTTTTGGGTAGAACAAGGCGTACAAGCCAATGATGTTATTAAATCTGTTGATGGTGAGGCTTTAACATTTCAAAACGCTAACAAGATATTACAAAATGTTTTTATGTGGAAACCAGGAAAAGACATTGAAGTAAAATTAGAAAGAGGAGGTGAAGAAGTTGTCATAAAAACAACAACAACACAATCGTATACTAATGGTAAGGCCATTATAGAAAAAGCCGATGCTACTGATGCTCAAAAGGCATTGAGAAAGGCTTGGTTACGAGGCTAA